A DNA window from Niabella yanshanensis contains the following coding sequences:
- a CDS encoding cytochrome C oxidase subunit IV family protein, giving the protein MSNHYDPTKDISPSAAYPEVTVSHHHSDDATFKKKVWKTTMILSVITIIELAIGFLIYFLHKGEPPYFFILLLKGIVCILTLAKAYYIVSVFMHLGDEIRNFIMTIVVPLALFIWFIIAFLADGQSYKNLRNKYDKHFEETTMPKSHSGAATAEPAKGEGH; this is encoded by the coding sequence ATGAGTAATCATTACGATCCTACAAAAGATATTTCTCCTTCAGCGGCTTATCCCGAGGTAACCGTGTCTCATCATCATTCTGACGATGCAACGTTTAAAAAGAAGGTGTGGAAGACAACAATGATATTGTCTGTTATTACGATCATTGAGCTGGCTATTGGCTTTCTGATTTATTTCCTGCATAAAGGGGAGCCACCTTATTTCTTTATATTATTATTGAAAGGAATCGTTTGTATCTTAACCCTGGCGAAAGCATATTATATTGTTTCGGTGTTTATGCACCTGGGTGATGAGATCCGTAATTTTATTATGACGATCGTTGTTCCATTAGCTTTATTTATCTGGTTCATTATCGCTTTTCTTGCTGATGGCCAGTCTTATAAGAACCTGCGTAACAAATATGATAAACATTTTGAAGAAACTACGATGCCTAAGTCTCACTCAGGTGCTGCAACAGCTGAACCTGCTAAGGGTGAAGGTCATTAG
- a CDS encoding cytochrome c oxidase subunit 3 encodes MAHEATVNTHRTKWWSGGKSPFNIEYGKVMMWYFLMSDAFTFGAFLISYGTTRFSQNFWPDPNVVFNALPGAGHANLPLVFVSIMTFILIISSVTMVLAVHAGHNRNKADVQKWLLWTIVGGLAFLGCQALEWHHLLTAEHATLVDGKIELISQTTRHNPWGNLVHGPEVTAALQNSSIETLATLVGEHHLSPASHAELLTTPKDQLVQLISNSDAVHIREKGPVAFGGFFYGITGFHGFHVFSGVIINIVMLLMTRGNVFENKGHYLMIEKAGLYWHFVDLVWVFVFLCFYLI; translated from the coding sequence ATGGCACACGAAGCAACAGTAAACACACATCGTACCAAATGGTGGAGCGGGGGAAAAAGCCCTTTTAATATCGAGTACGGAAAAGTGATGATGTGGTATTTTTTAATGAGCGATGCCTTTACGTTCGGCGCGTTCCTTATTTCTTATGGTACCACCCGGTTTAGCCAGAACTTCTGGCCCGATCCGAATGTGGTATTTAACGCCCTGCCAGGTGCCGGCCATGCCAACCTGCCATTGGTGTTCGTAAGTATCATGACCTTTATCCTGATTATCAGCTCCGTTACCATGGTGTTAGCGGTGCACGCGGGACATAACCGCAACAAAGCTGATGTACAAAAGTGGTTGTTGTGGACCATTGTAGGTGGTTTGGCGTTTTTAGGTTGCCAGGCTTTAGAGTGGCATCACCTGTTGACTGCCGAGCACGCTACATTAGTTGATGGTAAAATTGAATTGATCAGCCAGACTACCCGTCACAATCCATGGGGAAACCTGGTGCATGGCCCTGAAGTTACGGCAGCGTTACAAAATTCTTCTATTGAAACTTTAGCCACTTTGGTAGGTGAGCATCATTTATCCCCGGCATCCCATGCAGAATTATTGACCACGCCTAAAGATCAGCTGGTACAATTGATCAGTAACAGTGACGCGGTTCATATCCGTGAAAAAGGTCCTGTAGCATTCGGTGGTTTCTTTTATGGCATTACTGGTTTCCACGGTTTCCACGTATTTAGTGGTGTGATAATTAATATTGTAATGTTGTTAATGACCAGAGGAAACGTGTTTGAAAACAAAGGGCATTACCTGATGATCGAGAAGGCTGGTTTGTACTGGCACTTTGTAGACCTGGTTTGGGTATTCGTGTTCCTGTGTTTCTATCTGATATAA
- a CDS encoding cytochrome c oxidase subunit 3, protein MNVDIVSNEQHKRVHPHKFTLWVAIASIIMMFAGLTSAFIVKSNLTGWRTIELPNIFWISTVVILASSVTMQMAIKAFKAREMQRYRSLMGVTVILGLAFVVCQVIGFGELWDQNIRFKGSSGAGQFFYAIAGLHGLHVLGGVVALIVMVVRSLIGKTKLYSAVPAEVMGMYWHFVDLLWLYLLIFFIIVG, encoded by the coding sequence ATGAATGTGGATATAGTGAGCAACGAGCAACATAAGCGAGTGCATCCTCATAAATTTACTTTATGGGTAGCCATAGCAAGTATCATTATGATGTTTGCGGGTCTTACAAGTGCTTTCATTGTAAAAAGCAATCTTACTGGTTGGAGAACGATTGAACTACCCAATATTTTTTGGATTTCTACGGTTGTTATCCTGGCCAGTAGCGTAACCATGCAAATGGCGATTAAAGCATTTAAAGCCAGGGAAATGCAGCGTTATCGGTCCCTGATGGGAGTGACCGTAATTTTGGGGCTGGCTTTTGTAGTTTGCCAGGTTATTGGATTTGGTGAACTATGGGATCAGAATATCCGGTTTAAAGGATCATCGGGTGCCGGCCAGTTCTTTTATGCGATTGCAGGTTTACACGGTTTGCACGTATTGGGAGGGGTTGTAGCATTGATTGTGATGGTGGTAAGGTCTTTAATAGGAAAAACCAAATTGTATAGTGCTGTTCCTGCAGAAGTAATGGGCATGTACTGGCACTTTGTAGACCTTTTGTGGTTGTATTTATTAATATTTTTTATAATTGTTGGATAA
- the cyoE gene encoding heme o synthase — translation MNNLKQEGAGFKDYIQLVKPSLSIMVVFSSVISYLLVPGVLIDWWRIVLLFAGGMLVTGSANTINMVVERDTDALMKRTAKRPIASGRITPEQGWGFAVLTGALGVFILGYYFNWTAAALAAFSLFLYAFVYTPLKKVNSIAVLVGAVPGALPCLIGWVAGFVPGQDIDWVGGAVMFGIQFLWQFPHFWAIAWVAHKDYSEAGFKLLPSDKGPTKFTALQTLVYSLLLVPITVAPFFTGISSTAGVKGIIALALIIIANLFMIMRCVTLYSKMDVKSARNVMFGSYMYLPVVLLALLLAKV, via the coding sequence ATGAACAATTTGAAACAGGAAGGAGCCGGCTTTAAAGATTATATACAGCTTGTAAAGCCCTCTTTAAGTATAATGGTGGTATTTAGCAGTGTAATCAGTTACCTGCTCGTACCCGGTGTGTTGATAGACTGGTGGCGGATCGTTTTGCTCTTTGCAGGTGGGATGTTGGTTACGGGTAGTGCCAACACCATCAATATGGTGGTTGAGAGGGATACCGACGCGTTAATGAAACGTACGGCTAAAAGACCCATTGCCAGCGGACGTATAACGCCCGAACAGGGTTGGGGATTTGCTGTACTGACCGGAGCTTTAGGAGTATTTATCTTAGGTTATTATTTTAACTGGACGGCGGCAGCATTGGCGGCATTCAGTTTGTTTTTATACGCCTTTGTTTATACGCCTTTAAAAAAGGTAAATTCCATTGCAGTATTGGTTGGTGCCGTGCCGGGGGCGCTTCCCTGCCTAATAGGATGGGTAGCCGGGTTTGTACCGGGCCAGGATATAGATTGGGTTGGTGGCGCGGTGATGTTTGGTATCCAGTTTTTGTGGCAGTTTCCTCATTTCTGGGCTATTGCCTGGGTTGCCCACAAAGATTACAGTGAGGCTGGGTTTAAATTACTACCCAGTGATAAAGGACCTACCAAGTTTACAGCGTTGCAAACATTGGTTTATTCCCTGTTATTGGTACCCATCACAGTGGCTCCTTTCTTTACAGGTATCAGCAGCACGGCAGGTGTGAAAGGAATAATAGCATTGGCGCTGATTATTATTGCCAATCTTTTTATGATTATGAGATGCGTGACTTTGTATAGCAAGATGGATGTGAAGAGCGCCAGAAACGTAATGTTTGGAAGCTATATGTATTTACCGGTGGTGTTACTGGCCTTATTATTGGCAAAGGTTTAG
- a CDS encoding cytochrome c oxidase subunit I: MSDILHTHQETASHGHHADDHHHVHAHHKETFISKYIFSMDHKMIAKQFLITGIVWAIIGGLFSVLFRLQLGFPEESFPILETFFGKWAEGGRLRPEFYYALTTMHGTVLVFFVLTAGLSGTFANLLIPLQVGARDMASPMMNMLSYWFFFGGSIVMLASLFIQTGPASGGWTIYPPLSALGQASEGSKAGMDYWIIGMALFIISQLLGGLNYIATILNMRTKGMSMTRVPLTIWALLFTAVLGVLSFPVLLSGVVLLIFDRHLGTSFYLSDIYIAGQALANEGGSAILFQHLFWFLGHPEVYIIILPTMGIVSEVMSVNARKPIFGYMAMVFSMFAICVLAFLVWAHHMFVTGLNPFLGSVFVLLTLLIAVPSAIKVFNWLTTLWRGNIRFTPAMLFAIGFVSLFISGGLTGIFLGNSTIDIHLHDTMFVIAHFHIVMGVSAFFGMFCGIYHWFPKMFGRYMNNTLGYIHFWVTLIGAYLIFWPMHYQGFAGMPRRYLDKSSWVSFSQFHGLDAMITVVTVLVFAVQLMFVFNYFYSIYKGRRVRSLNPWGATTLEWTTPIRPGHGNWDGEIPEVHRWAYDYGKDGRDFIPQTEPIGEKESSH; encoded by the coding sequence ATGAGCGATATTTTACATACCCACCAGGAAACAGCAAGCCACGGTCACCATGCAGATGATCATCATCATGTGCATGCGCATCACAAAGAGACTTTTATTTCAAAGTATATTTTTAGCATGGATCATAAAATGATTGCTAAACAGTTCCTTATTACAGGTATTGTTTGGGCGATCATCGGTGGTTTGTTTTCGGTATTGTTCAGGTTACAATTAGGTTTTCCTGAAGAAAGCTTCCCTATCCTGGAAACTTTTTTTGGAAAGTGGGCTGAGGGTGGAAGATTAAGACCTGAGTTTTATTATGCGTTAACTACGATGCATGGTACCGTACTCGTATTCTTCGTATTAACGGCTGGTTTGAGTGGAACCTTTGCCAACCTGCTGATTCCATTGCAGGTAGGTGCAAGAGATATGGCATCTCCAATGATGAACATGCTGTCTTACTGGTTCTTCTTCGGTGGTAGTATTGTAATGCTCGCTTCTTTGTTCATTCAAACAGGACCTGCTTCAGGTGGCTGGACAATCTATCCTCCGTTGAGCGCACTAGGCCAGGCTTCAGAAGGTTCTAAAGCCGGTATGGACTACTGGATTATTGGTATGGCATTGTTTATTATCTCCCAGCTTTTGGGTGGTTTGAACTATATCGCAACTATATTGAACATGCGCACCAAAGGTATGAGTATGACAAGGGTGCCTCTAACAATATGGGCGCTTCTGTTTACTGCTGTTCTGGGCGTACTGTCATTCCCTGTATTATTATCGGGTGTGGTATTATTGATCTTTGATCGTCACCTGGGTACCAGCTTCTACCTCAGCGATATTTATATTGCCGGACAAGCTTTGGCTAACGAAGGTGGTAGTGCCATTCTGTTCCAGCACTTATTCTGGTTCTTAGGACACCCCGAGGTATATATCATCATCTTGCCTACCATGGGTATCGTATCGGAGGTAATGTCAGTAAATGCCCGCAAACCTATCTTTGGTTATATGGCGATGGTGTTCTCTATGTTTGCAATTTGCGTACTGGCCTTCCTCGTATGGGCGCACCACATGTTCGTCACGGGTCTGAATCCTTTCCTGGGGTCGGTATTCGTATTACTGACGCTTTTAATTGCTGTTCCTTCAGCTATCAAAGTATTTAACTGGTTAACTACTTTGTGGCGCGGTAATATCAGGTTTACACCTGCGATGCTTTTCGCAATTGGTTTTGTTAGCTTGTTTATTTCAGGTGGTTTAACCGGTATTTTCCTGGGTAACTCTACCATCGATATTCACTTGCATGATACCATGTTTGTAATTGCCCACTTCCACATTGTAATGGGTGTGTCTGCATTCTTTGGTATGTTCTGTGGTATTTATCACTGGTTTCCAAAGATGTTTGGCCGCTACATGAACAATACTTTAGGTTATATTCACTTCTGGGTAACGCTGATAGGCGCCTACCTGATCTTCTGGCCTATGCACTACCAGGGTTTTGCCGGTATGCCAAGAAGGTATCTGGATAAAAGCAGCTGGGTTAGCTTTAGTCAGTTTCACGGTTTGGATGCGATGATCACTGTTGTTACCGTTTTAGTATTCGCCGTTCAGCTGATGTTCGTATTCAACTATTTTTATTCTATCTATAAAGGAAGAAGAGTAAGATCTCTGAATCCATGGGGTGCAACTACATTAGAGTGGACTACACCTATCCGTCCGGGGCACGGTAACTGGGATGGTGAGATTCCTGAAGTTCACCGTTGGGCGTATGACTACGGTAAAGATGGAAGAGATTTCATTCCTCAGACTGAGCCTATAGGAGAAAAAGAGAGTTCGCATTAG
- a CDS encoding cytochrome c oxidase subunit II, which translates to MHTFLLITILLLGFIITFQIARATEFVSIVQGEERTRKQSNRINAFLLLVFLIVGLFGVYWAHHTLADKTLGFDSSASDHGIKVDRMLKYTLIATGIVFVLTQVLLFWYSFKYQERENQKAYYFPHNNKLEMIWTVVPAIVLTVLISFGLVYWFQITGAAPENAATVEITGSQFKWEFRYPGKDGVLGKKNYKFIDESNDNSLGLIWDDAATHDDIVSGGPLHLVVNKPVRLVIGAKDVIHSVGLPHFRLKMDAVPGTPTTLWFTPIKTTKEMIKETGQENFVFEIACDQMCGAGHTGMRGEIIVETQEEYDQWMASQKAQYQTAVVEKEAPAAPAAAPKDSSAAKPADSTAAAAKPDSATTK; encoded by the coding sequence ATGCATACTTTTTTACTAATAACGATTTTATTATTGGGATTCATTATCACCTTTCAGATTGCAAGGGCGACTGAATTTGTATCAATAGTACAAGGGGAGGAGAGAACCAGAAAGCAGTCTAACAGGATCAATGCATTTTTGTTGTTAGTGTTTCTGATCGTGGGTCTTTTTGGTGTGTATTGGGCGCATCATACCCTGGCTGATAAAACCTTAGGGTTTGACAGCTCTGCTTCTGACCACGGTATCAAGGTAGACAGGATGTTGAAATACACCCTTATTGCTACAGGTATTGTATTTGTATTAACGCAGGTATTATTGTTCTGGTATTCTTTTAAATACCAGGAGAGAGAAAATCAGAAAGCATACTATTTCCCGCATAACAATAAGTTGGAGATGATCTGGACGGTGGTTCCTGCTATTGTTTTAACAGTATTAATCTCATTTGGTTTAGTGTATTGGTTCCAGATTACCGGTGCCGCTCCTGAAAATGCAGCTACAGTAGAAATTACCGGCAGCCAGTTTAAATGGGAGTTCCGTTACCCCGGTAAAGATGGTGTTTTAGGTAAAAAGAACTATAAATTTATTGACGAGAGCAATGACAACTCTTTAGGTTTGATCTGGGATGACGCAGCTACCCACGATGATATTGTGTCGGGTGGTCCTTTACACCTGGTAGTAAACAAGCCTGTAAGATTGGTAATTGGCGCTAAGGATGTGATTCACAGCGTAGGTTTGCCACATTTCCGCCTGAAGATGGATGCGGTACCAGGAACGCCTACTACCTTGTGGTTTACTCCCATTAAAACCACCAAAGAGATGATCAAAGAAACAGGCCAGGAAAATTTTGTATTTGAAATTGCCTGCGACCAGATGTGTGGTGCCGGACATACAGGTATGCGTGGAGAAATTATTGTAGAAACCCAGGAAGAATACGATCAGTGGATGGCAAGCCAGAAAGCACAATACCAGACTGCAGTGGTAGAAAAAGAAGCTCCTGCCGCTCCAGCTGCTGCTCCCAAAGATTCTTCCGCAGCGAAACCGGCAGATAGTACCGCCGCAGCTGCAAAACCAGATTCAGCGACTACAAAATAA